One genomic region from Corvus hawaiiensis isolate bCorHaw1 chromosome 28, bCorHaw1.pri.cur, whole genome shotgun sequence encodes:
- the GDF1 gene encoding embryonic growth/differentiation factor 1 → MWLLRTLAWALLSPVLATELSLQESFLLKSLGLSAKPSPKSPVPVPPVLWRIFQKRKALPWPDKELDACRVEEFNVPGSIVRVFADQGRFLPEGQPQGWLCLRKLLFFNLSALEEGERLTMAQLELQFHHNSYHAPSPGQVLELRLYQVSPRGLPQPGRRPLVERSFVQLHKSLLFNLSAAVKDGKMPGRNLALVLEISASGRAGDSGTLRSLCASTDAFAATSLLVVTLGQQCQAARRRRSAPSPSVTPSTLCKPRRLYISFSDVGWENWIIAPQGYLANYCRGDCPFPLAAELNSTNHAVLQTMVHSLDPQGTPQPCCVPVRLSPISILYYDNSDNVVLRHYQDMVVDECGCR, encoded by the exons ATGTGGCTTCTCCGCACCCTCGCCTGGGCTCTCTTGAGCCCCGTCCTGGCCACCGAGCTGAGCTTGCAGGAAAGTTTCTTGTTAAAATCCTTGGGTCTGAGCGCCAAGCCCAGCCCCAAAAGCCCCGTCCCGGTGCCGCCCGTGCTCTGGAGGATCTTCCAGAAGAGGAAGGCGCTGCCCTGGCCGGACAAAGAGCTGGATGCCTGTAGGGTGGAGGAGTTTAATGTGCCCGGGAGCATCGTCCGTGTCTTCGCTGACCAAG GCCGCTTCCTCCCcgaggggcagccccaggggtGGCTGTGTCTGCGGAAGCTCCTGTTCTTCAACCTCTCCGCGCTGGAGGAGGGCGAGCGCTTGACCATGGCCCAGCTGGAGCTCCAGTTCCACCACAACTCCTACCACGCCCCCAGCCCGGGCCAGGTTTTGGAGCTCCGGCTCTACCAGGTGTCCCCCCgggggctgccccagcccggccGGAGGCCGCTGGTGGAGCGGTCATTTGTCCAGCTGCACAAATCCCTCCTCTTCAACCTGAGCGCGGCGGTGAAGGACGGGAAGATGCCGGGCAGGAATTTGGCCTTGGTGCTGGAGATCTCGGCCAGCGGCCGCGCCGGGGACAGCGGGACCCTGCGGAGCCTCTGCGCCAGCACCGACGCCTTCGCGGCCACCTCGCTGCTGGTGGTGACGCtgggccagcagtgccaggctgccCGCAGGAGGAGGAGCGCCCCAAGCCCCTCGGTGACCCCCAGCACCCTGTGCAAGCCCCGCCGGCTCTACATCAGCTTCAGCGACGTGGGCTGGGAGAACTGGATCATCGCCCCCCAGGGCTACCTGGCCAACTACTGCCGCGGGGACTGTCCGTTCCCGCTGGCGGCCGAGCTCAACAGCACCAACCACGCCGTGCTGCAGACCATGGTGCACTCGCTGGACCCCCAGGgcaccccccagccctgctgcgtCCCCGTCAGGCTCTCCCCCATCTCCATCCTCTACTACGACAACAGCGACAACGTGGTGCTGCGGCACTACCAGGACATGGTGGTGGACGAGTGTGGCTGCAGGTAG